Within the Rhizobium grahamii genome, the region GTCATTCTTCTCATGACGCCCCGTTACATGGAGAGCTGGTTCTGCCTGATGGAGGTGGGAGCAGCATGGGCGATTTCGCTTAACCCACTTCCGATCGTGGTCCCTCCGGTGCAGTTCAACGTGATCGCCAGCACGCTCGGGTTGAAGCAGGGCTGGAAGATCGACGACCACGCAAAGCTCATTGATCTACGGGCGAAAATAAAGGAGACGGGCATCGTCCTGGAGCCCCGTTCCGAACACGATTGGGAGAGGAAGCGCACTGCTTGGAAAGCTGACCTCGGCAGACTCCTCAAGAGCATCGCCAAGCCGACGAGTGTCACCGCCGCAGACCACGAGTCCGTCAAGCAGGAGTTGGAGGAACTTCGGCAGCAGTATTCCAATCTCGAAGAAGAGTACCAGGCGGCCAACGAAACTATCGAAGAACTCAAGGCGGCGAAGGATCCGGCTGCAGTAAAGGCAATCATGCAGAAGAAGTCCGGCTTCGACGCCGAGGCGCGCTTCGATGAGCTCATCGAAAACGTTTCAAGAGCGCGGCCCAAGATTTCGATCTGGTTCTATAGGAGCAACGTGCTGATGGATCGCTATGGTAAGGCAGCTACAATCGACCCCCGAGACCAGCAGCAAAAGGCAGACATGGAAGCCGCCATCCAATACAACTTGGCCGATCCCGATGTGCCACATGATTTCCTCTGGAAAGGCACCAAGCTGAAGCGAGTAGCGAGTGCCATGAAGGAGCTGGAGGAATTCCTAGAGAGTCCGGAAGCCCAAGAATTCGTGAAGAGCAAGGAGGCACAAGGCATCTCGATGGAGCCCGACGACCTCGATTTCTGGGAGCAGCATATTTCGTAGAGCACAGCTCGGAGCGACAGAAGCAACGAAGAGCATGGACAGATGGATTCAATCAAAGAGAACTGGCTCGACATGAAAACTTAGGTTGTTGGTGTTCATGATATGGTTTTCACAATCATCGATACTACTTGTATCGGTAAGGCTACCGACGGAGGCTGCCGCACTGAGTCCTATAGCAAGTACCGCTATGAACGCCCGGATCGATCCGGCGCGCAAGGGCCGGATCGATCGACCCAGGCCAAAGGAAATTGGCTAATCCTGCTCTTTACGCCACCTCTTAAGGGTTTCTCTGCGCTTGCCTTGGCCGACGACTTTGCGCCCGACCATGGTGGACCCGAATCCTGCTTTCGACGGTGCCTCTCCAATCGTTTCTATGCCCTTCTCCGATTTCTTGATCGGGCCGACGTTGCCAGGTTTGCCCTCATTGTTCTTTTCATCGCGTGACATATGGCCCTCACACAGGCTTGCGTGCAAACTCACCAAGGGGAGAGCCAGGTCCCCCAGCGGTCAAGGTGAAACAGCCTCTCTGGCGGTTCAGCTTATGCCGCCTCCGCCACTCCACTGCGCTCAATCTTCATGATGCGATGGGTCACCACATCGGCTGCCAGCGCAAGGATTCGATCGCGTCCGTCCATCATCATTGAAAGTACGCGCTCGTACTCCTCGTCGAGAATTTGCGAGACCTCGACTTCCAGTCGTTCGGGCAACGGCTTGCTGGCGAGTTCCTTGACGGTGCCCATGAAGACAGGCGTCTTGCCCAAACCGTAAGATCCGATCATCCGCCGAGCGACAGCGGTTGCTCGTTCGATGTCGCTGCCAATCGTGCCGCCAGAGCCGATGGACGGGTCTCCAAACACCGCAACCTCCGCAGCCAT harbors:
- a CDS encoding TIR domain-containing protein, producing MADIFISHAVADKALAEKLVTFLKEAIGVPSNAIFCSSVDGHGIPLGDDFNKYMKDQIQKPKLVILLMTPRYMESWFCLMEVGAAWAISLNPLPIVVPPVQFNVIASTLGLKQGWKIDDHAKLIDLRAKIKETGIVLEPRSEHDWERKRTAWKADLGRLLKSIAKPTSVTAADHESVKQELEELRQQYSNLEEEYQAANETIEELKAAKDPAAVKAIMQKKSGFDAEARFDELIENVSRARPKISIWFYRSNVLMDRYGKAATIDPRDQQQKADMEAAIQYNLADPDVPHDFLWKGTKLKRVASAMKELEEFLESPEAQEFVKSKEAQGISMEPDDLDFWEQHIS